The following nucleotide sequence is from Acidobacteriota bacterium.
GCGAAGCGCGGAGAGGGCGCGCTCCGCGTACTTCGCCAAGACGTCGAATTCGACCCCGAGCCGGTCGCCGGCCCGCCGCTCCCCGAGGGTGGTCGCGGCCAGCGTCTCGGGGATGAGGGCCACCTCGAACCATCCCGTCCCGAGGCGGGCGACCGTGAGGCTCACCCCGTCGAGCGCCACCGAGCCCTTCTCGCACACCAGGTGCGCCGCCTCCGCCGGCAGCTCCACCCGGATCACCGCCGAGCCATCGGGCAGGTCCCGCCGCGAGAGCAGCCTCACGAGCCCGTCCAGGTGGCCTTGCACGATGTGGCCTCCCAGACGGTCACCGAGGCGCGCCGCCCGCTCCAGGTTCACCCGCCGGCCTGTGCGCCAGCGGTCCGGCCCTCCCGTGCGCGCCAGCGTCTCGGGCGAAAGGTCGGCCTCGAAGCGCCCAGGGGCGACGGCGAGCGCCGTCAGGCAGCAGCCGTCGACCGCCACGCTCTCCCCGCGGGCCAGCGGCCCCCCGGGCAGGGCGTGGCGGATGGCGATCCGCATGCCCCCGGCCGCGGCGCGCGCGGCCGCGACCCTTCCTATGTCGCGGACGAGTCCGGTGAACACGGCTCCTCGGAACGCTCGCGCTCGAGCGTCAGGAGCACATCCTCTCCGATCCGCTCCAGCCCCGCAATGCGGAAGCGAGGGCTCTCGCCCAGCGGGAACGAAACCTCGCCGACCGCCGGACGCCCTCCGGCGCCCAGGATCCGGGCCGCCGAGAACCACAAAACCTTGTCCACCACGCCGGCAGCGAGGAAGGGACCCGCCGTGCTGCCGCCCCCTTCCAGGACGGCCCCGAGGACGTCCCGGCGGGCCAGATCGGCGAGCACCGCTTCCGGGCGGATCCTCCCGTCCGGGCCTGCCGGCGTTCTGACGACCTCCGCCCCCCGCGCCTCGACCGCCGCGGCGCGCTGCGGGTCGACGTCGTCACGGGTGTAGACGACGACGGGAGCCGAGGAGTCGTCGAAGATCCTCGCGCCGGGATCGACCCGCAGCCGGCCGTCGATCACACATCGCAGGAACGGCCCCCCTTCCGGCGGCCTCGTCGGCGGGAGAAGGATCGGGTCGTCGGCGGCGATCGTCCCCGCGCCGACGATCACCGCCCCGAATCGGTCGCGAAGCGAACGGCCGCGCTCGCGCGCGGCGGGGCCGGTGATCCAGCGGGCCATCCCGGCGGCGTCGGCGATCCGCCCATCGAGACTCGCCGCCACCTTCCACACGAGAAACGCGCGCCCCTCGGCCCGGTGCACCAGGTAGTCCTCG
It contains:
- a CDS encoding riboflavin synthase; translated protein: MFTGLVRDIGRVAAARAAAGGMRIAIRHALPGGPLARGESVAVDGCCLTALAVAPGRFEADLSPETLARTGGPDRWRTGRRVNLERAARLGDRLGGHIVQGHLDGLVRLLSRRDLPDGSAVIRVELPAEAAHLVCEKGSVALDGVSLTVARLGTGWFEVALIPETLAATTLGERRAGDRLGVEFDVLAKYAERALSALRPAARRGRGPR
- the ribD gene encoding bifunctional diaminohydroxyphosphoribosylaminopyrimidine deaminase/5-amino-6-(5-phosphoribosylamino)uracil reductase RibD, whose product is MSRAEDLLFLRRAIELADRAGRAAAPNPRVGAVIVRGSEVVGEGWHERAGEAHAEVRALEAAGPEAAGATLYASLEPCAHTGRTPPCCRAIAAAGIARVVVPLVDPDPRVNGRGLAALREAGIATELAGDPEVTAAARRVLEDYLVHRAEGRAFLVWKVAASLDGRIADAAGMARWITGPAARERGRSLRDRFGAVIVGAGTIAADDPILLPPTRPPEGGPFLRCVIDGRLRVDPGARIFDDSSAPVVVYTRDDVDPQRAAAVEARGAEVVRTPAGPDGRIRPEAVLADLARRDVLGAVLEGGGSTAGPFLAAGVVDKVLWFSAARILGAGGRPAVGEVSFPLGESPRFRIAGLERIGEDVLLTLERERSEEPCSPDSSAT